A window of the Streptomyces sp. NBC_01351 genome harbors these coding sequences:
- the cysC gene encoding adenylyl-sulfate kinase, with product MSVSDQGATVWLTGLPSAGKTTIAYALAERLRAEGHRVEVLDGDEIREFLSAGLGFTREDRHTNVQRIGFVAELLASNGVKALVPVIAPFADSREAVRGRHATTETNYLEVHVATPVEVCSERDVKGLYAKQAAGEISGLTGVDDPYEAPVSPDLRIESHTQTVQESASALYALLTERGLA from the coding sequence ATGAGCGTGAGCGACCAGGGCGCCACCGTGTGGCTGACCGGGCTGCCGAGCGCGGGCAAGACCACCATCGCCTACGCGCTGGCCGAGCGGCTGCGCGCCGAAGGCCACCGCGTGGAGGTCCTCGACGGTGACGAGATCCGCGAATTCCTCTCCGCGGGCCTGGGCTTCACCCGCGAGGACCGGCACACCAACGTGCAGCGGATCGGCTTCGTCGCCGAACTCCTCGCGAGCAACGGCGTCAAGGCGCTGGTGCCGGTGATCGCGCCGTTCGCGGACAGCCGTGAGGCCGTCCGGGGGCGCCACGCGACCACCGAGACGAACTACCTCGAAGTACACGTGGCCACCCCGGTCGAGGTGTGCTCCGAGCGTGACGTGAAGGGCCTGTACGCCAAGCAGGCGGCGGGCGAGATCTCCGGTCTGACCGGGGTCGACGACCCGTACGAGGCGCCGGTGTCCCCGGACCTCCGTATCGAGTCGCACACGCAGACCGTCCAGGAGTCGGCTTCGGCCCTGTACGCGCTGCTCACCGAGAGGGGTCTGGCATGA
- the cysD gene encoding sulfate adenylyltransferase subunit CysD has product MTTTVAHVHDETDAPYALSHLDALESEAVHIFREVAGEFEKPVILFSGGKDSIVMLHLALKAFAPAPVPFTLLHVDTGHNFPEVLEYRDRTVEKHGLRLHVASVQDYIDAGKLRERPDGTRNPLQTVPLTEAIQSLKFDAVFGGGRRDEEKARAKERVFSLRDEFSQWDPRRQRPELWQLYNGRHAPGEHVRVFPLSNWTELDVWQYIAREGIELPEIYFAHEREVFLRNGMWLTAGEWGGAKEGEVPETRLIRYRTVGDMSCTGAVDSDAATLDAVIAEIAVSRLTERGATRADDKMSEAAMEDRKREGYF; this is encoded by the coding sequence ATGACGACCACCGTCGCACACGTCCACGACGAGACGGACGCGCCCTACGCGCTGTCGCACCTCGACGCCCTCGAGTCGGAGGCCGTGCACATCTTCCGCGAGGTGGCGGGCGAGTTCGAGAAGCCGGTGATCCTCTTCTCCGGCGGCAAGGACTCCATCGTCATGCTGCACCTCGCGCTGAAGGCGTTCGCGCCGGCGCCGGTGCCCTTCACGCTGCTGCACGTCGACACGGGTCACAACTTCCCCGAGGTGCTGGAGTACCGCGACCGCACGGTCGAGAAGCACGGCCTGCGCCTGCACGTGGCGTCCGTCCAGGACTACATCGACGCGGGCAAGCTGCGCGAGCGTCCGGACGGCACCCGCAACCCGCTGCAGACCGTCCCGCTGACCGAGGCGATCCAGAGCCTCAAGTTCGACGCCGTCTTCGGCGGCGGCCGCCGCGACGAGGAGAAGGCCCGCGCCAAGGAGCGCGTCTTCTCCCTGCGCGACGAGTTCTCCCAGTGGGACCCGCGCCGCCAGCGCCCCGAGCTGTGGCAGCTCTACAACGGCCGCCACGCGCCCGGCGAGCACGTGCGCGTCTTCCCGCTCTCCAACTGGACCGAGCTGGACGTCTGGCAGTACATCGCCCGCGAGGGCATCGAGCTGCCGGAGATCTACTTCGCCCACGAGCGCGAGGTCTTCCTCCGCAACGGCATGTGGCTGACCGCCGGCGAGTGGGGCGGCGCGAAGGAGGGCGAGGTCCCCGAGACCCGTCTCATCCGCTACCGCACCGTCGGTGACATGTCCTGCACCGGCGCCGTCGACTCCGACGCCGCCACGCTGGACGCCGTGATCGCCGAGATCGCCGTCTCCCGCCTCACCGAGCGGGGCGCCACCCGCGCCGACGACAAGATGTCCGAGGCCGCGATGGAAGACCGCAAGCGCGAAGGGTACTTCTAG
- a CDS encoding sulfate adenylyltransferase subunit 1: MTSTTEQFADLSATTLLRFATAGSVDDGKSTLVGRLLHDSKSVLTDQMEAVEAVSQARGQEAPDLALLTDGLRAEREQGITIDVAYRYFATARRRFILADTPGHVQYTRNMVTGASTADLAVVLVDARNGVIEQTRRHAAVAALLRVPHVVLAVNKMDLVGYEEKVFAAIAEEFTAYASDLGVPEITAIPISALAGDNVVDPSANMDWYGGPTVLEHLETVPVSHDLTACPARFPVQYVIRPQSAEHPDYRGYAGQIASGVLRVGEAVTVLPSGRTSTIVGIDALGESVDIAWAPQSVTLRLADDIDISRGDLIAPSGSAPATTQDVEATVCHVADQPLAVGARVLIKHTTRTVKAIVKEIPSRLTLDDLSQHPNPGQLVANDIGRVVVRTAEPLALDAYAASRRTGSFLLIDPADGTTLAAGMAGESFASKATTTVQADEEGWDF; the protein is encoded by the coding sequence ATGACCAGCACCACCGAGCAGTTCGCCGATCTGTCGGCGACCACCCTGCTGCGCTTCGCGACCGCCGGCTCCGTCGACGACGGCAAGTCCACCCTGGTGGGCCGGCTGCTGCACGACTCGAAGTCGGTCCTGACGGACCAGATGGAGGCCGTCGAGGCGGTCTCCCAGGCCCGTGGCCAGGAGGCCCCCGACCTCGCGCTGCTCACCGACGGCCTGCGGGCCGAGCGGGAGCAGGGCATCACCATCGACGTCGCGTACCGGTACTTCGCCACCGCGCGCCGCCGGTTCATTCTCGCGGACACCCCGGGGCACGTGCAGTACACCCGGAACATGGTCACCGGCGCCTCCACCGCCGACCTGGCCGTGGTCCTGGTCGACGCCCGCAACGGCGTGATCGAGCAGACCCGCCGGCACGCGGCCGTCGCGGCACTGCTGCGCGTCCCGCACGTGGTCCTGGCCGTCAACAAGATGGACCTGGTGGGCTACGAGGAGAAGGTCTTCGCGGCCATCGCCGAGGAGTTCACCGCGTACGCCTCGGACCTGGGCGTCCCGGAGATCACCGCGATCCCGATCTCGGCCCTGGCCGGCGACAACGTGGTGGACCCGTCCGCGAACATGGACTGGTACGGCGGCCCGACGGTGCTGGAGCACCTGGAGACCGTCCCGGTCAGCCACGACCTCACCGCCTGCCCGGCGCGTTTCCCGGTGCAGTACGTGATCCGTCCGCAGTCCGCCGAGCACCCCGACTACCGCGGCTACGCGGGCCAGATCGCCTCGGGCGTGCTGCGCGTCGGCGAGGCCGTGACCGTGCTGCCCTCGGGCCGTACGAGCACCATCGTGGGCATCGACGCGCTCGGCGAGAGCGTCGACATCGCCTGGGCCCCGCAGTCGGTGACCCTGCGCCTCGCGGACGACATCGACATCTCCCGCGGCGACCTGATCGCGCCGTCCGGGAGCGCCCCGGCCACCACGCAGGACGTCGAGGCGACGGTCTGCCACGTGGCCGACCAGCCGCTGGCCGTCGGTGCCCGGGTGCTGATCAAGCACACGACGCGCACGGTCAAGGCCATCGTCAAGGAGATCCCTTCGCGGCTGACCCTCGACGACCTGTCCCAGCACCCGAACCCCGGGCAGCTGGTGGCCAACGACATCGGCCGCGTGGTCGTCCGTACCGCCGAGCCGCTCGCGCTCGACGCGTACGCCGCCTCGCGCCGCACCGGGTCCTTCCTGCTGATCGACCCGGCCGACGGAACCACCCTGGCGGCGGGCATGGCCGGCGAGTCCTTCGCCTCCAAGGCCACGACGACCGTCCAGGCAGATGAAGAAGGGTGGGACTTCTAG